A single window of Grus americana isolate bGruAme1 chromosome 10, bGruAme1.mat, whole genome shotgun sequence DNA harbors:
- the KIF23 gene encoding kinesin-like protein KIF23 isoform X2 gives MKAAAKTPRRPALKKPSNPSLKDPVGVYCRVRPLSRPDQECCIEVINETTVQIHPPDGYRIFRNGEYRETQYSFKEVFGTLVVQKKLFDVVAKPLVEDLIRGKNGLLFTYGVTGSGKTHTMTGSPGDGGLLPRCLDMIFNSIGPFQAKRFVFKLDDKNGVDVQCEVDALLERQKRDAMPVPKTPSGKRQIDPEFADMINMQDHCKVEEVDEDNVYSVFVSYIEIYNNYIYDLLEETPFDAIKPKWNNCNTPVRNGDFIPPQSKILREDQNHNMYVTGCTEVEVKSTEEAFEVFWRGQKKRRIANTQLNRESSRSHSVFIIKLAQAPLDADGDNVLQEKEQITLSQLSLVDLAGSERTNRTKAEGNRLREAGNINQSLMTLRTCIEVLRENQMYGTNKMVPYRDSKLTHLFKNYFDGEGKVRMIVCVNPKAEDYEESLQVMRFAEMTQEVEVARPVDRPLCGLTPGRRFRNQAFREELSRKLEMRGGPINGEREEQSVSEMFLQNFPPLPSCELLDVNDDQTLPKLIEVLEKRHKLRQMLSEEFAKNVLAFKTMLQEFDSSVVSKENYIQGKLSEKEKTITGQKMELERLEKKIKTLEYKIEILEKTATIYEEDKRNLQQELESKSQKLQRQASDKRRLEARLQGMVAETTMKWEKECERRVAAKQLEMQNKLWVKDEKLKQLKAIVTEPKNEKPERPSRERDREKPVQRSVSPSPVPPSSNFTAQVPSSQRLVSNPQVHRRSNSCSSISVASCVMEWEQKTPSHKHTSGISNARSRQQEPEQSRDYNSSDRRRGMCWTGVVEVPRRRDELEIEEDQCCRNAPPVRLRHRRSRSAGERWVDHKPPSNLPTETVMQPHVPHAITVAAASEKALAKCDKYMLTHQELASDGEIETKLIKGDVFKTRGGGQAVQFTEIETLKQESPTGRKRRSSPSNPDPAEDAAESEWTDVETRCSVAVEMRAGSALGPGYQHHAQPKRRKP, from the exons ATGAAGGCGGC GGCCAAGACGCCGCGGAGGCCGGCGCTGAAGAAGCCGTCCAACCCCAGCCTGAAGGACCCCGTGGGG gTGTACTGCAGGGTGCGGCCGCTCAGCCGCCCGGACCAGGAGTGCTGCATCGAGGTGATCAACGAGACCACGGTGCAGATCCACCCGCCCGACGGATACAGAATATTCCGCAACGGGGAATACCGGGAG acGCAGTATTCATTTAAAGAAGTGTTTGGCACCCTTGTTGTTCAGAAGAAGCTTTTTGATGTGGTGGCTAAACCTCTAGTGGAAGATCTCATTCGTGGGAAAAATG GTCTCCTGTTTACATACGGTGTGACAGGCAGTGGGAAAACGCACACCATGACAGGATCTCCTGGTGATGGAGGGCTTCTCCCGCGCTGTTTGGATATGATCTTCAACAGCATAGGACCGTTCCAGGCCAAGCGATTT GTTTTTAAGCTCGATGACAAGAATGGTGTGGATGTTCAGTGTGAAGTAGATGCTCTATTAGAGCGCCAGAAAAGAGATGCCATGCCTGTTCCAAAAACTCCATCTGGCAA GCGACAAATAGATCCAGAATTTGCTGATATGATCAATATGCAAGATCACTGCAAAGTGGAAGAAGTTGATGAAGATAATGTCTACAGTGTCTTTGTCTCCTATATTGAGATCTACAACAACTACATATATGACCTCTTGGAGGAAACTCCCTTTGATGCTATAAAACCAAA GTGGAACAATTGCAACACTCCTGTGCGAAATGGTGACTTTAT ACCTCCACAATCCAAAATACTTCGTGAGGACCAGAATCACAACATGTATGTCACAGGATGCACAGAAGTAGAGGTGAAATCTACAGAAGAAGCTTTTGAAGTGTTTTGGAGAG GTCAAAAGAAGAGGCGTATTGCAAACACTCAGCTGAATCGAGAATCTAGTCGCTCTCACAGTGTTTTTATTATAAAGTTGGCTCAGGCGCCCCTGGATGCAGATGGAGATAACGTGCTGCAG GAGAAAGAGCAGATCACTTTAAGCCAGCTGTCCTTGGTTGATCTGGCTGGAAGCGAAAGAACTAACAGAACAAAAGCTGAAGGGAACAGGTTGCGAGAAGCAG gtaataTTAATCAGTCGCTAATGACGTTAAGAACATGTATTGAAGTTCTACGGGAAAACCAGATGTATGGAACAAATAAG ATGGTTCCATACAGAGATTCCAAACTGACTCATCTTTTCAAGAACTATTTTGACGGTGAAGGAAAAGTGCGTATGATAGTGTGCGTTAATCCTAAAGCCGAGGACTACGAGGAAAGCTTG CAAGTCATGCGCTTTGCAGAAATGACCCAGGAAGTTGAAGTGGCCAGACCTGTGGATAGACCGCTCTGCGGCTTAACGCCAGGACGGCGCTTTAGGAATCAGGCCTTCCGAGAGGAGCTCTCACGGAAATTGGAGATGCGGGGTGGCCCGATAAATGGAG aaagggaagagcaatctgtttcagaaatgtttttgcagAACTTTCCTCCATTGCCTTCGTGTGAGCTATTGGATGTTAATGATGATCAAACACTTCCAAAGCTTATTGAAGTCCTGGAAAAACGCCATAAACTACGACAAATGTTGTCAGAGGAGTTTGCCAAAAACG TGCTTGCATTTAAAACGATGCTGCAAGAATTTGACTCCAGTGTTGTATCCAAGGAAAACTATATTCAAGGAAAACtgtctgaaaaagagaaaacaataacaggacagaaaatggAGCTAGAAcgcctggaaaagaaaattaaaactttggAATACAAG atTGAGATTTTGGAGAAAACTGCGACAATCTATGAAGAAGACAAGCGTAATCTTCAGCAAGAACTAGAAAGCAAGAGCCAGAAATTGCAACGTCAGGCTTCTGACAAGCGTAGGTTGGAGGCACGATTGCAAGGCATGGTGGCAGAAACAACTATGAAATGGGAGAAGGAGTGT GAGCGTCGTGTAGCAGCGAAGCAGCTGGAGATGCAGAACAAACTTTGGGTCAAAGATGAAAAACTGAAGCAACTGAAGGCCATTGTTACCGAaccaaaaaatgaaaagccagaGAGGCCTTCGCGGGAGAGAGATCGAGAGAAGCCTGTTCAGAGATCAGTGTCTCCTTCACCGGTACCT CCTTCTAGTAACTTTACCGCTCAGGTCCCTAGCAGCCAGCGGCTCGTGAGCAACCCGCAGGTGCACAGACGTTCTAATTCTTGTAGCAGCATTTCTGTGGCATCCTGTGTTATGGAATGGGAGCAGAAAACCCCTTCGCACAAGCATACCAGTGGCATTTCTAATGCAAGGAGTAGACAACAAGAACCAGAACAAAGTAGAGACTATAACTCCTCAGACAGAAGGCGAGGGATGTGCTGGACTGGAGTCGTTGAGGTTCCCAGGCGTAGAGATGAGCTAGAAATAGAAGAGGATCAATGCTGCAGG AATGCACCTCCAGTTCGCCTCAGACACAGACGGTCGCGCTCAGCTGGGGAGAGATGGGTAGATCATAAGCCACCTTCTAATCTGCCCACTGAAACAGTCATGCAGCCGCATGTCCCTCATGCCATCACAGTAGCGGCTGCCAGTGAAAAGGCACTAGCTAAGTGTGACAAGTATATGCTGACGCACCAGGAGCTAGCCTCTGATGGGGAGATTGAAACCAAGCTAATTAAG GGGgatgttttcaaaaccagaggTGGTGGACAGGCTGTGCAATTCACGGAGATAGAGACTCTGAAGCAAGAATCTCCAACTGG TCGAAAGCGAAGATCATCACCTTCCAATCCTGACCCAGCCGAGGATGCTGCAGAATCTGAATGGACTGATGTAGAAACCAGA TGTTCTGTGGCAGTGGAGATGAGGGCAGGATCAGCTCTTGGACCTGGGTATCAGCATCATGCTCAGCCCAA gCGAAGAAAGCCATGA
- the KIF23 gene encoding kinesin-like protein KIF23 isoform X6, whose product MKAARAKTPRRPALKKPSNPSLKDPVGVYCRVRPLSRPDQECCIEVINETTVQIHPPDGYRIFRNGEYRETQYSFKEVFGTLVVQKKLFDVVAKPLVEDLIRGKNGLLFTYGVTGSGKTHTMTGSPGDGGLLPRCLDMIFNSIGPFQAKRFVFKLDDKNGVDVQCEVDALLERQKRDAMPVPKTPSGKRQIDPEFADMINMQDHCKVEEVDEDNVYSVFVSYIEIYNNYIYDLLEETPFDAIKPKPPQSKILREDQNHNMYVTGCTEVEVKSTEEAFEVFWRGQKKRRIANTQLNRESSRSHSVFIIKLAQAPLDADGDNVLQEKEQITLSQLSLVDLAGSERTNRTKAEGNRLREAGNINQSLMTLRTCIEVLRENQMYGTNKMVPYRDSKLTHLFKNYFDGEGKVRMIVCVNPKAEDYEESLQVMRFAEMTQEVEVARPVDRPLCGLTPGRRFRNQAFREELSRKLEMRGGPINGEREEQSVSEMFLQNFPPLPSCELLDVNDDQTLPKLIEVLEKRHKLRQMLSEEFAKNVLAFKTMLQEFDSSVVSKENYIQGKLSEKEKTITGQKMELERLEKKIKTLEYKIEILEKTATIYEEDKRNLQQELESKSQKLQRQASDKRRLEARLQGMVAETTMKWEKECERRVAAKQLEMQNKLWVKDEKLKQLKAIVTEPKNEKPERPSRERDREKPVQRSVSPSPVPNAPPVRLRHRRSRSAGERWVDHKPPSNLPTETVMQPHVPHAITVAAASEKALAKCDKYMLTHQELASDGEIETKLIKGDVFKTRGGGQAVQFTEIETLKQESPTGRKRRSSPSNPDPAEDAAESEWTDVETRCSVAVEMRAGSALGPGYQHHAQPKRRKP is encoded by the exons ATGAAGGCGGC TAGGGCCAAGACGCCGCGGAGGCCGGCGCTGAAGAAGCCGTCCAACCCCAGCCTGAAGGACCCCGTGGGG gTGTACTGCAGGGTGCGGCCGCTCAGCCGCCCGGACCAGGAGTGCTGCATCGAGGTGATCAACGAGACCACGGTGCAGATCCACCCGCCCGACGGATACAGAATATTCCGCAACGGGGAATACCGGGAG acGCAGTATTCATTTAAAGAAGTGTTTGGCACCCTTGTTGTTCAGAAGAAGCTTTTTGATGTGGTGGCTAAACCTCTAGTGGAAGATCTCATTCGTGGGAAAAATG GTCTCCTGTTTACATACGGTGTGACAGGCAGTGGGAAAACGCACACCATGACAGGATCTCCTGGTGATGGAGGGCTTCTCCCGCGCTGTTTGGATATGATCTTCAACAGCATAGGACCGTTCCAGGCCAAGCGATTT GTTTTTAAGCTCGATGACAAGAATGGTGTGGATGTTCAGTGTGAAGTAGATGCTCTATTAGAGCGCCAGAAAAGAGATGCCATGCCTGTTCCAAAAACTCCATCTGGCAA GCGACAAATAGATCCAGAATTTGCTGATATGATCAATATGCAAGATCACTGCAAAGTGGAAGAAGTTGATGAAGATAATGTCTACAGTGTCTTTGTCTCCTATATTGAGATCTACAACAACTACATATATGACCTCTTGGAGGAAACTCCCTTTGATGCTATAAAACCAAA ACCTCCACAATCCAAAATACTTCGTGAGGACCAGAATCACAACATGTATGTCACAGGATGCACAGAAGTAGAGGTGAAATCTACAGAAGAAGCTTTTGAAGTGTTTTGGAGAG GTCAAAAGAAGAGGCGTATTGCAAACACTCAGCTGAATCGAGAATCTAGTCGCTCTCACAGTGTTTTTATTATAAAGTTGGCTCAGGCGCCCCTGGATGCAGATGGAGATAACGTGCTGCAG GAGAAAGAGCAGATCACTTTAAGCCAGCTGTCCTTGGTTGATCTGGCTGGAAGCGAAAGAACTAACAGAACAAAAGCTGAAGGGAACAGGTTGCGAGAAGCAG gtaataTTAATCAGTCGCTAATGACGTTAAGAACATGTATTGAAGTTCTACGGGAAAACCAGATGTATGGAACAAATAAG ATGGTTCCATACAGAGATTCCAAACTGACTCATCTTTTCAAGAACTATTTTGACGGTGAAGGAAAAGTGCGTATGATAGTGTGCGTTAATCCTAAAGCCGAGGACTACGAGGAAAGCTTG CAAGTCATGCGCTTTGCAGAAATGACCCAGGAAGTTGAAGTGGCCAGACCTGTGGATAGACCGCTCTGCGGCTTAACGCCAGGACGGCGCTTTAGGAATCAGGCCTTCCGAGAGGAGCTCTCACGGAAATTGGAGATGCGGGGTGGCCCGATAAATGGAG aaagggaagagcaatctgtttcagaaatgtttttgcagAACTTTCCTCCATTGCCTTCGTGTGAGCTATTGGATGTTAATGATGATCAAACACTTCCAAAGCTTATTGAAGTCCTGGAAAAACGCCATAAACTACGACAAATGTTGTCAGAGGAGTTTGCCAAAAACG TGCTTGCATTTAAAACGATGCTGCAAGAATTTGACTCCAGTGTTGTATCCAAGGAAAACTATATTCAAGGAAAACtgtctgaaaaagagaaaacaataacaggacagaaaatggAGCTAGAAcgcctggaaaagaaaattaaaactttggAATACAAG atTGAGATTTTGGAGAAAACTGCGACAATCTATGAAGAAGACAAGCGTAATCTTCAGCAAGAACTAGAAAGCAAGAGCCAGAAATTGCAACGTCAGGCTTCTGACAAGCGTAGGTTGGAGGCACGATTGCAAGGCATGGTGGCAGAAACAACTATGAAATGGGAGAAGGAGTGT GAGCGTCGTGTAGCAGCGAAGCAGCTGGAGATGCAGAACAAACTTTGGGTCAAAGATGAAAAACTGAAGCAACTGAAGGCCATTGTTACCGAaccaaaaaatgaaaagccagaGAGGCCTTCGCGGGAGAGAGATCGAGAGAAGCCTGTTCAGAGATCAGTGTCTCCTTCACCGGTACCT AATGCACCTCCAGTTCGCCTCAGACACAGACGGTCGCGCTCAGCTGGGGAGAGATGGGTAGATCATAAGCCACCTTCTAATCTGCCCACTGAAACAGTCATGCAGCCGCATGTCCCTCATGCCATCACAGTAGCGGCTGCCAGTGAAAAGGCACTAGCTAAGTGTGACAAGTATATGCTGACGCACCAGGAGCTAGCCTCTGATGGGGAGATTGAAACCAAGCTAATTAAG GGGgatgttttcaaaaccagaggTGGTGGACAGGCTGTGCAATTCACGGAGATAGAGACTCTGAAGCAAGAATCTCCAACTGG TCGAAAGCGAAGATCATCACCTTCCAATCCTGACCCAGCCGAGGATGCTGCAGAATCTGAATGGACTGATGTAGAAACCAGA TGTTCTGTGGCAGTGGAGATGAGGGCAGGATCAGCTCTTGGACCTGGGTATCAGCATCATGCTCAGCCCAA gCGAAGAAAGCCATGA
- the KIF23 gene encoding kinesin-like protein KIF23 isoform X3, with protein sequence MKAARAKTPRRPALKKPSNPSLKDPVGVYCRVRPLSRPDQECCIEVINETTVQIHPPDGYRIFRNGEYRETQYSFKEVFGTLVVQKKLFDVVAKPLVEDLIRGKNGLLFTYGVTGSGKTHTMTGSPGDGGLLPRCLDMIFNSIGPFQAKRFVFKLDDKNGVDVQCEVDALLERQKRDAMPVPKTPSGKRQIDPEFADMINMQDHCKVEEVDEDNVYSVFVSYIEIYNNYIYDLLEETPFDAIKPKPPQSKILREDQNHNMYVTGCTEVEVKSTEEAFEVFWRGQKKRRIANTQLNRESSRSHSVFIIKLAQAPLDADGDNVLQEKEQITLSQLSLVDLAGSERTNRTKAEGNRLREAGNINQSLMTLRTCIEVLRENQMYGTNKMVPYRDSKLTHLFKNYFDGEGKVRMIVCVNPKAEDYEESLQVMRFAEMTQEVEVARPVDRPLCGLTPGRRFRNQAFREELSRKLEMRGGPINGEREEQSVSEMFLQNFPPLPSCELLDVNDDQTLPKLIEVLEKRHKLRQMLSEEFAKNVLAFKTMLQEFDSSVVSKENYIQGKLSEKEKTITGQKMELERLEKKIKTLEYKIEILEKTATIYEEDKRNLQQELESKSQKLQRQASDKRRLEARLQGMVAETTMKWEKECERRVAAKQLEMQNKLWVKDEKLKQLKAIVTEPKNEKPERPSRERDREKPVQRSVSPSPVPPSSNFTAQVPSSQRLVSNPQVHRRSNSCSSISVASCVMEWEQKTPSHKHTSGISNARSRQQEPEQSRDYNSSDRRRGMCWTGVVEVPRRRDELEIEEDQCCRNAPPVRLRHRRSRSAGERWVDHKPPSNLPTETVMQPHVPHAITVAAASEKALAKCDKYMLTHQELASDGEIETKLIKGDVFKTRGGGQAVQFTEIETLKQESPTGRKRRSSPSNPDPAEDAAESEWTDVETRCSVAVEMRAGSALGPGYQHHAQPKRRKP encoded by the exons ATGAAGGCGGC TAGGGCCAAGACGCCGCGGAGGCCGGCGCTGAAGAAGCCGTCCAACCCCAGCCTGAAGGACCCCGTGGGG gTGTACTGCAGGGTGCGGCCGCTCAGCCGCCCGGACCAGGAGTGCTGCATCGAGGTGATCAACGAGACCACGGTGCAGATCCACCCGCCCGACGGATACAGAATATTCCGCAACGGGGAATACCGGGAG acGCAGTATTCATTTAAAGAAGTGTTTGGCACCCTTGTTGTTCAGAAGAAGCTTTTTGATGTGGTGGCTAAACCTCTAGTGGAAGATCTCATTCGTGGGAAAAATG GTCTCCTGTTTACATACGGTGTGACAGGCAGTGGGAAAACGCACACCATGACAGGATCTCCTGGTGATGGAGGGCTTCTCCCGCGCTGTTTGGATATGATCTTCAACAGCATAGGACCGTTCCAGGCCAAGCGATTT GTTTTTAAGCTCGATGACAAGAATGGTGTGGATGTTCAGTGTGAAGTAGATGCTCTATTAGAGCGCCAGAAAAGAGATGCCATGCCTGTTCCAAAAACTCCATCTGGCAA GCGACAAATAGATCCAGAATTTGCTGATATGATCAATATGCAAGATCACTGCAAAGTGGAAGAAGTTGATGAAGATAATGTCTACAGTGTCTTTGTCTCCTATATTGAGATCTACAACAACTACATATATGACCTCTTGGAGGAAACTCCCTTTGATGCTATAAAACCAAA ACCTCCACAATCCAAAATACTTCGTGAGGACCAGAATCACAACATGTATGTCACAGGATGCACAGAAGTAGAGGTGAAATCTACAGAAGAAGCTTTTGAAGTGTTTTGGAGAG GTCAAAAGAAGAGGCGTATTGCAAACACTCAGCTGAATCGAGAATCTAGTCGCTCTCACAGTGTTTTTATTATAAAGTTGGCTCAGGCGCCCCTGGATGCAGATGGAGATAACGTGCTGCAG GAGAAAGAGCAGATCACTTTAAGCCAGCTGTCCTTGGTTGATCTGGCTGGAAGCGAAAGAACTAACAGAACAAAAGCTGAAGGGAACAGGTTGCGAGAAGCAG gtaataTTAATCAGTCGCTAATGACGTTAAGAACATGTATTGAAGTTCTACGGGAAAACCAGATGTATGGAACAAATAAG ATGGTTCCATACAGAGATTCCAAACTGACTCATCTTTTCAAGAACTATTTTGACGGTGAAGGAAAAGTGCGTATGATAGTGTGCGTTAATCCTAAAGCCGAGGACTACGAGGAAAGCTTG CAAGTCATGCGCTTTGCAGAAATGACCCAGGAAGTTGAAGTGGCCAGACCTGTGGATAGACCGCTCTGCGGCTTAACGCCAGGACGGCGCTTTAGGAATCAGGCCTTCCGAGAGGAGCTCTCACGGAAATTGGAGATGCGGGGTGGCCCGATAAATGGAG aaagggaagagcaatctgtttcagaaatgtttttgcagAACTTTCCTCCATTGCCTTCGTGTGAGCTATTGGATGTTAATGATGATCAAACACTTCCAAAGCTTATTGAAGTCCTGGAAAAACGCCATAAACTACGACAAATGTTGTCAGAGGAGTTTGCCAAAAACG TGCTTGCATTTAAAACGATGCTGCAAGAATTTGACTCCAGTGTTGTATCCAAGGAAAACTATATTCAAGGAAAACtgtctgaaaaagagaaaacaataacaggacagaaaatggAGCTAGAAcgcctggaaaagaaaattaaaactttggAATACAAG atTGAGATTTTGGAGAAAACTGCGACAATCTATGAAGAAGACAAGCGTAATCTTCAGCAAGAACTAGAAAGCAAGAGCCAGAAATTGCAACGTCAGGCTTCTGACAAGCGTAGGTTGGAGGCACGATTGCAAGGCATGGTGGCAGAAACAACTATGAAATGGGAGAAGGAGTGT GAGCGTCGTGTAGCAGCGAAGCAGCTGGAGATGCAGAACAAACTTTGGGTCAAAGATGAAAAACTGAAGCAACTGAAGGCCATTGTTACCGAaccaaaaaatgaaaagccagaGAGGCCTTCGCGGGAGAGAGATCGAGAGAAGCCTGTTCAGAGATCAGTGTCTCCTTCACCGGTACCT CCTTCTAGTAACTTTACCGCTCAGGTCCCTAGCAGCCAGCGGCTCGTGAGCAACCCGCAGGTGCACAGACGTTCTAATTCTTGTAGCAGCATTTCTGTGGCATCCTGTGTTATGGAATGGGAGCAGAAAACCCCTTCGCACAAGCATACCAGTGGCATTTCTAATGCAAGGAGTAGACAACAAGAACCAGAACAAAGTAGAGACTATAACTCCTCAGACAGAAGGCGAGGGATGTGCTGGACTGGAGTCGTTGAGGTTCCCAGGCGTAGAGATGAGCTAGAAATAGAAGAGGATCAATGCTGCAGG AATGCACCTCCAGTTCGCCTCAGACACAGACGGTCGCGCTCAGCTGGGGAGAGATGGGTAGATCATAAGCCACCTTCTAATCTGCCCACTGAAACAGTCATGCAGCCGCATGTCCCTCATGCCATCACAGTAGCGGCTGCCAGTGAAAAGGCACTAGCTAAGTGTGACAAGTATATGCTGACGCACCAGGAGCTAGCCTCTGATGGGGAGATTGAAACCAAGCTAATTAAG GGGgatgttttcaaaaccagaggTGGTGGACAGGCTGTGCAATTCACGGAGATAGAGACTCTGAAGCAAGAATCTCCAACTGG TCGAAAGCGAAGATCATCACCTTCCAATCCTGACCCAGCCGAGGATGCTGCAGAATCTGAATGGACTGATGTAGAAACCAGA TGTTCTGTGGCAGTGGAGATGAGGGCAGGATCAGCTCTTGGACCTGGGTATCAGCATCATGCTCAGCCCAA gCGAAGAAAGCCATGA